A DNA window from Tachysurus fulvidraco isolate hzauxx_2018 chromosome 4, HZAU_PFXX_2.0, whole genome shotgun sequence contains the following coding sequences:
- the zswim8 gene encoding zinc finger SWIM domain-containing protein 8 isoform X1, producing the protein MELMFAEWEDGERFSFEDSDRFEEDSLCSFISEAESLCQNWRGWRKQSAGPNSPTVKIKDGQVIPLVELSAKQVAFHIPFEVVEKVYPPVPEQLQLRIAYWSFPENEEDIRLYSCLANGSPDEFQRGEQLYRVRAVKDPLQIGFHLSATVLSPQPGQSKGAYNVAVMFDRCRITSCSCTCGAGAKWCAHVVALCLFRIHNASAVCLRAPVSESLSRLQRDQLQKFAQYLISELPQQILPTAQRLLDELLSSQSTAINTVCGAPDPTAGPSASDQSTWYLDESTLSDNIKKTLHKFCGPSPVVFSDVNSMYLSSTEPPAAAEWACLLRPLRGREPEGIWNLLSIVREMFKRRDSNAAPLLEILTEQCLTYEQIIGWWYNVRTSASHSSASGHTGRSNGQTEVAAHACASMCDEMVVLWRLAVLDPTMSPQRRLELAAQLKQWHLKVIEIVKRGQHRKSLDKLFQGFKPAVESCYFNWEVAYPLPGITYCSTDKKSASFGWARAVQPQRGPKVGTSGEPLEPGGGGGGRGGGSESGAPEHKMRVSHPPQQEVAVRPKETIVSKRKAMSGVNSGGMLVRLGGGMSLSLDESAKGAYKAYSSSLSTSSKGKLMQSGKSSCGSSNAAGGKHPSAKRRTSSEDSSLEPDMAELSLDDGSSLALGAEASNTFEFLPPPPEMLPSPSSLLREPPRKYNNGSGGGGNITKERTFEGKRGIHAAIPLVAEAPHCFPKESPMVAMAVAVEKEVDVEAELEENGGDEDRVEDALPSISAMVTAKPSRSRREGEGSNSAVMPGPQIPEAAAGGDPVGEDDYQAYYLSAASEEGAERGVPDSNLEEEPDIFAGIKPLEQEGRMEVLFACAEALYAHGYSNEACRLAVELARDLLANPPDLKVEQPQTKGKKSKVSTSRQTQVATKALSKAAFLLTVLSERLEFHNLAFSTGMFSLELQRPPASTKALEVKLAYQESEVVALLKKIPLGLVEMTAIRDRAEQLRDGNFCDYRPVLPLMLASFIFDVLCTPVVSPTGSRPPSRNRNNEMPGDEELGFEAAVAALGMKTTVSEAEHPLLCEGTRREKGDLALALMITYKDDQSKLKKILDKLLDRESQTHKPQTLSSFYSSKPATGSQKSPSKHATHGSSATGSVSKHAAPATSGGSTSVQGASGGGVAGQQGGLTGSGVQGTASGEAANESREQDGAQSSSCEQQNEVASFKPEGTVPSRLALGGRGAYGSRCWGSPVRQKKKHTGMASIDSSAPETTSDSSPTLSRRPLRGGWAASSWGRGQDSDSISSSSSDSLGSSSSSGSRRAGGGARAKSTDTSRYKGRRPECHAPHVPNQPSEAAAHFYFELAKTVLVKAGGNSSTSIFTQPSASGGHQGPHRNLHLCAFEIGLYALGLHNFVSPNWLSRTYSSHVSWITGQAMEIGSAALNILVECWDGHLTPPEVASLADRASRARDPNMVRAAAELALSCLPHAHALNPNEIQRALVQCKEQDNVMLEKACMAVEEAAKGGGVYPEVLFEVAHQWYWLYEQTVGGVSAAQREGPNRCGANGGTARRPPEGNCGVLESSVVMDSAGLAAVTASVSTAAVVPVISVGSTLYQSHTLPGTAMAHTAGLHPYTTIQAHLPTVCTQQYLGHQLQHVPRPAVFPVSSSAYPQVSLTGVNVIELASCALSQGMHPAFIGAQYPFSVASGPHPPMAATAVTFPGVPVPSMTQIAVHPYHTAEAGLPLSTTVAGERREMGGVHSGTTIQAIQGTSLPGLSSQPPSLVSAPFPMEDEQHSQPVSQQGLHYLHSAYRVGMLALEMLGRRAHNDHPNNFSRSPPYTEDVKWLLGLAARLGVNYVYQFCVGAAKGVLSPFVLQEIIMEALQRLNPAHIHAHLRTPAFHQLVQRCQQAYLQYINYRLIHLTPADYDDFVNIIRSARGAFCLTPMGMMQFNDVLQTLKRGKQTKELWQRISLEMATFSP; encoded by the exons ATGGACAGGTCATCCCTCTTGTAGAGCTGTCAGCCAAGCAAGTGGCATTCCATATCCCGTTTGAGGTGGTGGAGAAGGTTTATCCTCCTGTTCCAGAGCAGCTTCAACTTCGCATCGCCTACTGGAGCTTTCCTGAAAATGAGGAGGATATCAG GTTGTATTCCTGCTTGGCCAATGGGAGCCCTGATGAGTTCCAGCGTGGAGAGCAACTCTATCGGGTGAGAGCTGTGAAAGATCCCCTGCAGATAG GTTTCCATCTCAGTGCCACTGTCCTCTCACCCCAACCTGGCCAGTCAAAGGGTGCCTACAATGTGGCAGTCATGTTTGACCGTTGTCGCATCACTTCCTGTAGCTGCACCTGTGGCGCTGGGGCCAAATGGTGCGCTCACGTGGTGGCGCTCTGCCTCTTCAGGATTCATAAT GCTTCTGCTGTGTGCTTGCGAGCTCCCGTATCTGAGTCCCTGTCCAGACTGCAGAGGGACCAACTGCAGAAGTTCGCACAGTATCTCATTAGTGAGCTTCCACAGCAG ATCTTGCCCACAGCCCAGCGTCTTTTAGATGAACTTTTGTCCTCACAGTCCACTGCGATCAACACAGTATGTGGAGCTCCAG ACCCTACTGCTGGGCCTTCGGCTTCAGACCAAAGCACCTGGTACCTCGATGAATCCACCCTCAGTGACAACATTAAGAAGACACTGCACAAGTTCTGTGGCCCTTCCCCTGTAGTGTTCAG TGACGTGAACTCCATGTATCTGTCATCCACTGAGCCCCCAGCTGCAGCAGAGTGGGCCTGCTTACTGAGGCCACTGAGGGGCAGAGAGCCTGAGGGTATCTGGAACCTTCTGTCCATCGTCAGGGAGATGTTCAAGAGGAGAGACAGCAATGCAGCACCACTCCTGGAAATCCTCACTGAACAGTGCCTCACCTATGAACAA ATCATCGGTTGGTGGTACAATGTGCGGACATCTGCGTCTCACAGCAGTGCCAGTGGACATACAGGCCGCAGTAATGGGCAGACAGAGGTAGCCGCCCACGCCTGTGCCAGCATGTGTGATGAAATGGTGGTGCTCTGGAGGCTGGCTGTGCTTGACCCCACTATGAGCCCTCAGAG GCGTTTAGAACTTGCTGCTCAACTCAAGCAGTGGCACCTTAAAGTGATTGAGATTGTGAAACGGGGACAGCATCGCAAGTCACTGGACAAACTCTTCCAGGGTTTTAAACCAGCAGTTGAGTCTTGCTACTTCAACTGGGAAGTGGCATATCCTCTGCCTGGCATCACCTACTGCAGTACAGACAAAAAGAGCGCTTCCTTTGGCTGGGCACGGGCTGTGCAGCCACAGAGAGGGCCCAAAGTAGGGACGAGCGGGGAACCTCTGGAGCCTggcggaggaggaggtggaCGTGGTGGGGGGTCTGAATCTGGAGCTCCTGAGCACAAAATGCGTGTCTCCCACCCACCACAGCAAGAGGTGGCTGTGCGGCCCAAAGAAACCATTGTGAGCAAAAGAAAAGCCATGTCTGGAGTAAACAGTGGAGGGATGTTAGTACGTTTAGGTGGGGGTATGTCTCTATCCTTAGATGAAAGTGCAAAAGGTGCATATAAAGCTTACAGCTCTTCATTGTCTACTAGCAGCAAAGGCAAACTAATGCAGAGTGGCAAGAGTTCATGTGGAAGTTCAAATGCTGCTGGTGGGAAGCATCCAAGTGCTAAACGCCGCACTAGCAGTGAAGACAGTTCTTTGGAGCCTGATATGGCTGAGCTGAGCCTGGATGATGGCTCTAGTCTAGCATTGGGAGCAGAGGCGAGCAACACGTTTGAATTTTTGCCCCCGCCTCCTGAGATGCTACCCTCACCCAGCTCTCTGCTCAGAGAACCACCACGCAAGTACAACAACGGTAGCGGTGGTGGTGGCAACATCACCAAGGAGCGAACATTTGAGGGTAAACGTGGCATCCATGCTGCAATACCACTGGTAGCTGAAGCCCCTCACTGCTTCCCTAAAGAAAGCCCAATGGTTGCCATGGCAGTAGCAGTAGAAAAAGAGGTGGATGTAGAGGCAGAGCTTGAAGAAAATGGAGGAGATGAAGATCGAGTAGAGGATGCTCTGCCATCTATATCAGCAATGGTTACAGCTAAACCTTCTCGAAGcagaagagagggagaaggaagcAACTCAGCAGTGATGCCTGGACCACAGATCCCAGAGGCAGCAGCTGGCGGAGACCCAGTTGGTGAGGACGATTACCAGGCCTACTATCTCAGTGCAGCCTCTGAGGAAGGAGCTGAGAGAGGAGTGCCTGACAGCAACCTAGAGGAAGAACCAGATATCTTTGCTGGAATCAAACCTCTGGAGCAGGAAGGTCGGATGGAG GTGCTGTTTGCCTGTGCAGAGGCTCTGTATGCTCATGGTTATAGTAATGAAGCATGTCGTCTGGCTGTGGAGCTGGCGAGAGATCTCCTGGCCAACCCTCCTGACCTCAAAGTGGAACAGCCACAGACAAAG GGCAAGAAGAGTAAGGTGTCGACGAGCAGACAGACACAAGTGGCTACCAAAGCCCTTTCCAAGGCAGCGTTCCTGCTCACAGTGCTGAGTGAGAGATTGGAGTTTCATAACCTAGCGTTCAGCACTGGTATGTTCTCATTGGAGCTCCAGAGACCTCCAGCTTCCACCAAGGCCCTGGAG gtgAAGCTGGCATATCAGGAGTCAGAGGTGGTTGCTTTGCTGAAGAAGATTCCTCTGGGACTTGTGGAGATGACCGCTATAAGGGATAGAGCTGAACAGTTACGTGACGGAAACTTCTGCGATTATCGGCCAGTTCTGCCCCTAATGCTGGCCAGTTTtatttttgatgttttgtgcacTCCAG tggTTTCTCCTACGGGTTCACGGCCACCCAGTCGTAACCGTAACAATGAGATGCCAGGTGATGAGGAGCTGGGCTTTGAGGCTGCTGTTGCTGCTTTAG GTATGAAGACTACAGTTAGTGAAGCAGAGCACCCTTTGCTCTGTGAAGGCACTAGAAGGGAGAAAGGAGACCTCGCTTTGGCTCTTATGATCACCTACAAGGATGACCAGAGCAAGCTGAAAAAG ATTTTAGACAAGCTTCTTGACCGTGAGAGTCAGACTCATAAGCCCCAGACTCTCAGCTCATTCTACTCCAGTAAACCAGCAACAGGTAGCCAGAAGAGTCCATCTAAACATGCGACTCATGGAAGCAGTGCCACGGGAAGTGTGTCTAAACATGCAGCGCCAGCTACGTCAGGAGGCTCCACCTCTGTGCAAGGTGCCTCAGGTGGTGGCGTGGCTGGGCAGCAGGGTGGGCTGACGGGCTCTGGGGTTCAGGGCACGGCATCGGGAGAGGCAGCCAACGAGAGCCGAGAGCAAG ATGGAGCTCAGTCTTCCTCGTGTGAGCAGCAGAATGAGGTGGCTTCTTTTAAGCCTGAGGGCACGGTGCCCAGCCGCCTGGCACTAGGTGGCCGTGGAGCCTATGGATCACGCTGCTGGGGTTCACCTGTACGGCAGAAAAAGAAGCACACTG GGATGGCGAGCATCGACAGCAGCGCTCCTGAGACCACCTCTGACAGTTCCCCCACACTCAGTCGTCGTCCTTTGAGGGGTGGATGGGCAGCGTCGTCTTGGGGAAGGGGTCAAGACAGTGACAGCATCAGCAGTTCGTCTTCTGATTCGTTGGGCTCCTCGTCATCCAGCGGGTCACGCAGAGCTGGAGGAGGAGCCAGAGCTAAGAGCACTGACACCAGCAG GTATAAAGGGCGTCGCCCTGAATGCCACGCTCCTCATGTGCCCAACCAGCCATCAGAAGCGGCAGCTCACTTCTACTTTGAACTGGCCAAGACTGTGCTGGTGAAGGCTGGAGGAAACAGTTCAACCTCCATCTTTACTCAGCCTTCCGCCAGTGGGGGCCACCAGGGGCCTCACCGCAACCTGCACCTGTGTGCCTTCGAGATTGGCCTGTATGCCTTAGGCCTGCACAACTTTGTTTCTCCCAACTGGCTGTCTAGGACCTATTCATCTCATGTGTCCTGGATCACAG gccaAGCTATGGAGATTGGCAGTGCAGCTCTTAATATCCTTGTGGAGTGTTGGGACGGTCATCTCACCCCTCCGGAGGTGGCGTCACTGGCAGATCGGGCATCACGGGCCCGTGATCCCAACATGGTACGAGCTGCAGCTGAACTTGCACTGAGCTGTCTACCTCATGCTCATGCCCTAAACCCCAACGAAATCCAGAGGGCACTGGTGCAGTGCAAAGAGCAG GATAACGTGATGCTGGAGAAGGCATGCATGGCAGTAGAGGAGGCAGCGAAGGGAGGAGGTGTGTATCCTGAGGTACTCTTTGAGGTGGCTCATCAGTGGTACTGGCTGTATGAACAGACAGTGGGTGGAGTCTCTGCAGCACAGAGGGAGGGGCCAAACCGGTGCGGCGCAAACGGTGGAACGGCTCGGAGACCTCCAGAAGGGAACTGCGGTGTGTTGGAGAGCTCTGTAGTCATGGACTCGGCCGGCTTAGCAGCTGTTACTGCATCGGTCAGCACAGCTGCTGTTGTGCCAGTCATATCAGTGGGATCTACCCTCtaccagtcacacacactgccgGGCACAGCCATGGCACACACGGCAGGTCTGCACCCCTATACCACTATCCAAGCCCATCTGCCTACTGTCTGCACCCAGCAGTATCTGGGCCATCAACTTCAGCATGTCCCGCGACCTGCTGTCTTCCCTGTGTCTAGTTCTGCATATCCACAG GTGTCTCTTAcaggtgtaaatgtaattgAGTTGGCTTCCTGTGCTCTCTCTCAGGGAATGCATCCTGCCTTTATTGGTGCACAATACCCATTCTCTGTAGCCTCTGGGCCTCATCCGCCCATGGCAGCAACTGCAGTTACCTTCCCCGGAGTCCCCGTACCATCCATGACTCAGATTGCTGTCCACCCCTACCACACTGCTGAGGCAGGGTTACCCCTCAGCACTACTGTGGcaggtgagaggagagaga TGGGTGGGGTTCACTCAGGCACCACCATCCAGGCCATTCAGGGGACATCGCTTCCTGGTCTGTCTTCTCAGCCACCTTCTTTGGTCAGTGCTCCCTTTCCCATGGAAGACGAGCAGCACAGTCAGCCTGTCAGCCAGCAGGGGCTGCACTATCTGCACTCAGCCTACAGAGTTG GTATGCTGGCACTGGAGATGCTGGGTAGGAGAGCTCACAATGACCATCCTAACAACTTCTCCCGCAGCCCTCCGTACACAGAGGACGTGAAATGGCTGCTAGGCCTTGCTGCAAGACTGG GTGTGAATTATGTCTATCAGTTCTGCGTGGGGGCTGCCAAAGGTGTGCTGAGTCCATTCGTGCTGCAGGAGATCATTATGGAGGCTCTGCAAAGGCTGAATCCTGCACACATTCACGCCCACCTCCGCACTCCTGCCTTCCACCAGCTCGTACAGCGCTGCCAGCAAGCCTACCTGCAG
- the zswim8 gene encoding zinc finger SWIM domain-containing protein 8 isoform X2, whose product MELMFAEWEDGERFSFEDSDRFEEDSLCSFISEAESLCQNWRGWRKQSAGPNSPTVKIKDGQVIPLVELSAKQVAFHIPFEVVEKVYPPVPEQLQLRIAYWSFPENEEDIRLYSCLANGSPDEFQRGEQLYRVRAVKDPLQIGFHLSATVLSPQPGQSKGAYNVAVMFDRCRITSCSCTCGAGAKWCAHVVALCLFRIHNASAVCLRAPVSESLSRLQRDQLQKFAQYLISELPQQILPTAQRLLDELLSSQSTAINTVCGAPDPTAGPSASDQSTWYLDESTLSDNIKKTLHKFCGPSPVVFSDVNSMYLSSTEPPAAAEWACLLRPLRGREPEGIWNLLSIVREMFKRRDSNAAPLLEILTEQCLTYEQIIGWWYNVRTSASHSSASGHTGRSNGQTEVAAHACASMCDEMVVLWRLAVLDPTMSPQRRLELAAQLKQWHLKVIEIVKRGQHRKSLDKLFQGFKPAVESCYFNWEVAYPLPGITYCSTDKKSASFGWARAVQPQRGPKVGTSGEPLEPGGGGGGRGGGSESGAPEHKMRVSHPPQQEVAVRPKETIVSKRKAMSGVNSGGMLVRLGGGMSLSLDESAKGAYKAYSSSLSTSSKGKLMQSGKSSCGSSNAAGGKHPSAKRRTSSEDSSLEPDMAELSLDDGSSLALGAEASNTFEFLPPPPEMLPSPSSLLREPPRKYNNGSGGGGNITKERTFEGKRGIHAAIPLVAEAPHCFPKESPMVAMAVAVEKEVDVEAELEENGGDEDRVEDALPSISAMVTAKPSRSRREGEGSNSAVMPGPQIPEAAAGGDPVGEDDYQAYYLSAASEEGAERGVPDSNLEEEPDIFAGIKPLEQEGRMEVLFACAEALYAHGYSNEACRLAVELARDLLANPPDLKVEQPQTKGKKSKVSTSRQTQVATKALSKAAFLLTVLSERLEFHNLAFSTGMFSLELQRPPASTKALEVKLAYQESEVVALLKKIPLGLVEMTAIRDRAEQLRDGNFCDYRPVLPLMLASFIFDVLCTPVVSPTGSRPPSRNRNNEMPGDEELGFEAAVAALGMKTTVSEAEHPLLCEGTRREKGDLALALMITYKDDQSKLKKILDKLLDRESQTHKPQTLSSFYSSKPATGSQKSPSKHATHGSSATGSVSKHAAPATSGGSTSVQGASGGGVAGQQGGLTGSGVQGTASGEAANESREQDGAQSSSCEQQNEVASFKPEGTVPSRLALGGRGAYGSRCWGSPVRQKKKHTGMASIDSSAPETTSDSSPTLSRRPLRGGWAASSWGRGQDSDSISSSSSDSLGSSSSSGSRRAGGGARAKSTDTSRYKGRRPECHAPHVPNQPSEAAAHFYFELAKTVLVKAGGNSSTSIFTQPSASGGHQGPHRNLHLCAFEIGLYALGLHNFVSPNWLSRTYSSHVSWITGQAMEIGSAALNILVECWDGHLTPPEVASLADRASRARDPNMVRAAAELALSCLPHAHALNPNEIQRALVQCKEQDNVMLEKACMAVEEAAKGGGVYPEVLFEVAHQWYWLYEQTVGGVSAAQREGPNRCGANGGTARRPPEGNCGVLESSVVMDSAGLAAVTASVSTAAVVPVISVGSTLYQSHTLPGTAMAHTAGLHPYTTIQAHLPTVCTQQYLGHQLQHVPRPAVFPVSSSAYPQVSLTGVNVIELASCALSQGMHPAFIGAQYPFSVASGPHPPMAATAVTFPGVPVPSMTQIAVHPYHTAEAGLPLSTTVAVGGVHSGTTIQAIQGTSLPGLSSQPPSLVSAPFPMEDEQHSQPVSQQGLHYLHSAYRVGMLALEMLGRRAHNDHPNNFSRSPPYTEDVKWLLGLAARLGVNYVYQFCVGAAKGVLSPFVLQEIIMEALQRLNPAHIHAHLRTPAFHQLVQRCQQAYLQYINYRLIHLTPADYDDFVNIIRSARGAFCLTPMGMMQFNDVLQTLKRGKQTKELWQRISLEMATFSP is encoded by the exons ATGGACAGGTCATCCCTCTTGTAGAGCTGTCAGCCAAGCAAGTGGCATTCCATATCCCGTTTGAGGTGGTGGAGAAGGTTTATCCTCCTGTTCCAGAGCAGCTTCAACTTCGCATCGCCTACTGGAGCTTTCCTGAAAATGAGGAGGATATCAG GTTGTATTCCTGCTTGGCCAATGGGAGCCCTGATGAGTTCCAGCGTGGAGAGCAACTCTATCGGGTGAGAGCTGTGAAAGATCCCCTGCAGATAG GTTTCCATCTCAGTGCCACTGTCCTCTCACCCCAACCTGGCCAGTCAAAGGGTGCCTACAATGTGGCAGTCATGTTTGACCGTTGTCGCATCACTTCCTGTAGCTGCACCTGTGGCGCTGGGGCCAAATGGTGCGCTCACGTGGTGGCGCTCTGCCTCTTCAGGATTCATAAT GCTTCTGCTGTGTGCTTGCGAGCTCCCGTATCTGAGTCCCTGTCCAGACTGCAGAGGGACCAACTGCAGAAGTTCGCACAGTATCTCATTAGTGAGCTTCCACAGCAG ATCTTGCCCACAGCCCAGCGTCTTTTAGATGAACTTTTGTCCTCACAGTCCACTGCGATCAACACAGTATGTGGAGCTCCAG ACCCTACTGCTGGGCCTTCGGCTTCAGACCAAAGCACCTGGTACCTCGATGAATCCACCCTCAGTGACAACATTAAGAAGACACTGCACAAGTTCTGTGGCCCTTCCCCTGTAGTGTTCAG TGACGTGAACTCCATGTATCTGTCATCCACTGAGCCCCCAGCTGCAGCAGAGTGGGCCTGCTTACTGAGGCCACTGAGGGGCAGAGAGCCTGAGGGTATCTGGAACCTTCTGTCCATCGTCAGGGAGATGTTCAAGAGGAGAGACAGCAATGCAGCACCACTCCTGGAAATCCTCACTGAACAGTGCCTCACCTATGAACAA ATCATCGGTTGGTGGTACAATGTGCGGACATCTGCGTCTCACAGCAGTGCCAGTGGACATACAGGCCGCAGTAATGGGCAGACAGAGGTAGCCGCCCACGCCTGTGCCAGCATGTGTGATGAAATGGTGGTGCTCTGGAGGCTGGCTGTGCTTGACCCCACTATGAGCCCTCAGAG GCGTTTAGAACTTGCTGCTCAACTCAAGCAGTGGCACCTTAAAGTGATTGAGATTGTGAAACGGGGACAGCATCGCAAGTCACTGGACAAACTCTTCCAGGGTTTTAAACCAGCAGTTGAGTCTTGCTACTTCAACTGGGAAGTGGCATATCCTCTGCCTGGCATCACCTACTGCAGTACAGACAAAAAGAGCGCTTCCTTTGGCTGGGCACGGGCTGTGCAGCCACAGAGAGGGCCCAAAGTAGGGACGAGCGGGGAACCTCTGGAGCCTggcggaggaggaggtggaCGTGGTGGGGGGTCTGAATCTGGAGCTCCTGAGCACAAAATGCGTGTCTCCCACCCACCACAGCAAGAGGTGGCTGTGCGGCCCAAAGAAACCATTGTGAGCAAAAGAAAAGCCATGTCTGGAGTAAACAGTGGAGGGATGTTAGTACGTTTAGGTGGGGGTATGTCTCTATCCTTAGATGAAAGTGCAAAAGGTGCATATAAAGCTTACAGCTCTTCATTGTCTACTAGCAGCAAAGGCAAACTAATGCAGAGTGGCAAGAGTTCATGTGGAAGTTCAAATGCTGCTGGTGGGAAGCATCCAAGTGCTAAACGCCGCACTAGCAGTGAAGACAGTTCTTTGGAGCCTGATATGGCTGAGCTGAGCCTGGATGATGGCTCTAGTCTAGCATTGGGAGCAGAGGCGAGCAACACGTTTGAATTTTTGCCCCCGCCTCCTGAGATGCTACCCTCACCCAGCTCTCTGCTCAGAGAACCACCACGCAAGTACAACAACGGTAGCGGTGGTGGTGGCAACATCACCAAGGAGCGAACATTTGAGGGTAAACGTGGCATCCATGCTGCAATACCACTGGTAGCTGAAGCCCCTCACTGCTTCCCTAAAGAAAGCCCAATGGTTGCCATGGCAGTAGCAGTAGAAAAAGAGGTGGATGTAGAGGCAGAGCTTGAAGAAAATGGAGGAGATGAAGATCGAGTAGAGGATGCTCTGCCATCTATATCAGCAATGGTTACAGCTAAACCTTCTCGAAGcagaagagagggagaaggaagcAACTCAGCAGTGATGCCTGGACCACAGATCCCAGAGGCAGCAGCTGGCGGAGACCCAGTTGGTGAGGACGATTACCAGGCCTACTATCTCAGTGCAGCCTCTGAGGAAGGAGCTGAGAGAGGAGTGCCTGACAGCAACCTAGAGGAAGAACCAGATATCTTTGCTGGAATCAAACCTCTGGAGCAGGAAGGTCGGATGGAG GTGCTGTTTGCCTGTGCAGAGGCTCTGTATGCTCATGGTTATAGTAATGAAGCATGTCGTCTGGCTGTGGAGCTGGCGAGAGATCTCCTGGCCAACCCTCCTGACCTCAAAGTGGAACAGCCACAGACAAAG GGCAAGAAGAGTAAGGTGTCGACGAGCAGACAGACACAAGTGGCTACCAAAGCCCTTTCCAAGGCAGCGTTCCTGCTCACAGTGCTGAGTGAGAGATTGGAGTTTCATAACCTAGCGTTCAGCACTGGTATGTTCTCATTGGAGCTCCAGAGACCTCCAGCTTCCACCAAGGCCCTGGAG gtgAAGCTGGCATATCAGGAGTCAGAGGTGGTTGCTTTGCTGAAGAAGATTCCTCTGGGACTTGTGGAGATGACCGCTATAAGGGATAGAGCTGAACAGTTACGTGACGGAAACTTCTGCGATTATCGGCCAGTTCTGCCCCTAATGCTGGCCAGTTTtatttttgatgttttgtgcacTCCAG tggTTTCTCCTACGGGTTCACGGCCACCCAGTCGTAACCGTAACAATGAGATGCCAGGTGATGAGGAGCTGGGCTTTGAGGCTGCTGTTGCTGCTTTAG GTATGAAGACTACAGTTAGTGAAGCAGAGCACCCTTTGCTCTGTGAAGGCACTAGAAGGGAGAAAGGAGACCTCGCTTTGGCTCTTATGATCACCTACAAGGATGACCAGAGCAAGCTGAAAAAG ATTTTAGACAAGCTTCTTGACCGTGAGAGTCAGACTCATAAGCCCCAGACTCTCAGCTCATTCTACTCCAGTAAACCAGCAACAGGTAGCCAGAAGAGTCCATCTAAACATGCGACTCATGGAAGCAGTGCCACGGGAAGTGTGTCTAAACATGCAGCGCCAGCTACGTCAGGAGGCTCCACCTCTGTGCAAGGTGCCTCAGGTGGTGGCGTGGCTGGGCAGCAGGGTGGGCTGACGGGCTCTGGGGTTCAGGGCACGGCATCGGGAGAGGCAGCCAACGAGAGCCGAGAGCAAG ATGGAGCTCAGTCTTCCTCGTGTGAGCAGCAGAATGAGGTGGCTTCTTTTAAGCCTGAGGGCACGGTGCCCAGCCGCCTGGCACTAGGTGGCCGTGGAGCCTATGGATCACGCTGCTGGGGTTCACCTGTACGGCAGAAAAAGAAGCACACTG GGATGGCGAGCATCGACAGCAGCGCTCCTGAGACCACCTCTGACAGTTCCCCCACACTCAGTCGTCGTCCTTTGAGGGGTGGATGGGCAGCGTCGTCTTGGGGAAGGGGTCAAGACAGTGACAGCATCAGCAGTTCGTCTTCTGATTCGTTGGGCTCCTCGTCATCCAGCGGGTCACGCAGAGCTGGAGGAGGAGCCAGAGCTAAGAGCACTGACACCAGCAG GTATAAAGGGCGTCGCCCTGAATGCCACGCTCCTCATGTGCCCAACCAGCCATCAGAAGCGGCAGCTCACTTCTACTTTGAACTGGCCAAGACTGTGCTGGTGAAGGCTGGAGGAAACAGTTCAACCTCCATCTTTACTCAGCCTTCCGCCAGTGGGGGCCACCAGGGGCCTCACCGCAACCTGCACCTGTGTGCCTTCGAGATTGGCCTGTATGCCTTAGGCCTGCACAACTTTGTTTCTCCCAACTGGCTGTCTAGGACCTATTCATCTCATGTGTCCTGGATCACAG gccaAGCTATGGAGATTGGCAGTGCAGCTCTTAATATCCTTGTGGAGTGTTGGGACGGTCATCTCACCCCTCCGGAGGTGGCGTCACTGGCAGATCGGGCATCACGGGCCCGTGATCCCAACATGGTACGAGCTGCAGCTGAACTTGCACTGAGCTGTCTACCTCATGCTCATGCCCTAAACCCCAACGAAATCCAGAGGGCACTGGTGCAGTGCAAAGAGCAG GATAACGTGATGCTGGAGAAGGCATGCATGGCAGTAGAGGAGGCAGCGAAGGGAGGAGGTGTGTATCCTGAGGTACTCTTTGAGGTGGCTCATCAGTGGTACTGGCTGTATGAACAGACAGTGGGTGGAGTCTCTGCAGCACAGAGGGAGGGGCCAAACCGGTGCGGCGCAAACGGTGGAACGGCTCGGAGACCTCCAGAAGGGAACTGCGGTGTGTTGGAGAGCTCTGTAGTCATGGACTCGGCCGGCTTAGCAGCTGTTACTGCATCGGTCAGCACAGCTGCTGTTGTGCCAGTCATATCAGTGGGATCTACCCTCtaccagtcacacacactgccgGGCACAGCCATGGCACACACGGCAGGTCTGCACCCCTATACCACTATCCAAGCCCATCTGCCTACTGTCTGCACCCAGCAGTATCTGGGCCATCAACTTCAGCATGTCCCGCGACCTGCTGTCTTCCCTGTGTCTAGTTCTGCATATCCACAG GTGTCTCTTAcaggtgtaaatgtaattgAGTTGGCTTCCTGTGCTCTCTCTCAGGGAATGCATCCTGCCTTTATTGGTGCACAATACCCATTCTCTGTAGCCTCTGGGCCTCATCCGCCCATGGCAGCAACTGCAGTTACCTTCCCCGGAGTCCCCGTACCATCCATGACTCAGATTGCTGTCCACCCCTACCACACTGCTGAGGCAGGGTTACCCCTCAGCACTACTGTGGcag TGGGTGGGGTTCACTCAGGCACCACCATCCAGGCCATTCAGGGGACATCGCTTCCTGGTCTGTCTTCTCAGCCACCTTCTTTGGTCAGTGCTCCCTTTCCCATGGAAGACGAGCAGCACAGTCAGCCTGTCAGCCAGCAGGGGCTGCACTATCTGCACTCAGCCTACAGAGTTG GTATGCTGGCACTGGAGATGCTGGGTAGGAGAGCTCACAATGACCATCCTAACAACTTCTCCCGCAGCCCTCCGTACACAGAGGACGTGAAATGGCTGCTAGGCCTTGCTGCAAGACTGG GTGTGAATTATGTCTATCAGTTCTGCGTGGGGGCTGCCAAAGGTGTGCTGAGTCCATTCGTGCTGCAGGAGATCATTATGGAGGCTCTGCAAAGGCTGAATCCTGCACACATTCACGCCCACCTCCGCACTCCTGCCTTCCACCAGCTCGTACAGCGCTGCCAGCAAGCCTACCTGCAG